A region from the Wansuia hejianensis genome encodes:
- a CDS encoding GGDEF domain-containing protein: MAEYQLEDGAYEALLEAHDSSNRLMEREIYSMRLISEAQGYETDLLPAEMQSIQLTEEDITSGREDKIRKAQELVFDEGYQEAKSLIENHITQFLDSIIATTETNHVESAEALEQTLALQRIWISILFVMNIITFGIITMLVVRPLKIYIKCVKDNLMFETVGSYEFKYLALTYNNIYELNAANQAMLKKKAEYDTLTGVMNRGAFIQFARLQEQLPSALLLIDIDRFKEINDCYGHDTGDTALKKVARLLTTSFRASDTSARIGGDEFVVLMADICEDQKDVIQKKVEQMNEFLRHPSDGLPPMSLSVGVAFSNNGYNEELYKKADKALYFVKEHGRDGCCFFDEKMMDVRDSAI; this comes from the coding sequence ATGGCCGAATATCAGTTGGAGGACGGCGCATATGAAGCTCTTTTAGAAGCCCATGACAGTTCTAACCGGCTGATGGAAAGGGAGATCTATTCCATGCGGCTGATCTCAGAGGCACAGGGCTATGAAACAGACCTGCTTCCGGCAGAAATGCAGAGTATACAGCTGACTGAGGAAGATATTACGTCAGGCCGGGAAGATAAAATACGAAAAGCACAGGAGCTGGTATTTGACGAGGGATACCAGGAAGCTAAGAGTCTGATTGAGAACCATATCACCCAGTTTCTTGACAGCATCATTGCGACAACAGAAACCAATCATGTGGAGAGCGCAGAAGCTCTGGAACAGACCCTGGCGCTGCAGAGAATCTGGATCAGCATACTGTTCGTGATGAATATTATAACCTTCGGGATTATCACAATGCTGGTGGTCAGACCATTGAAAATATATATAAAATGTGTTAAGGATAATCTGATGTTTGAAACCGTCGGTTCTTATGAGTTTAAATATCTGGCTTTGACGTATAATAATATTTATGAGCTAAATGCAGCTAATCAGGCGATGCTGAAAAAGAAAGCAGAATATGATACGCTCACAGGAGTAATGAACCGGGGTGCTTTTATCCAGTTTGCCCGCCTGCAAGAACAACTGCCGTCTGCACTTTTACTGATTGATATTGACCGGTTCAAGGAGATTAATGACTGCTATGGGCATGACACAGGGGACACAGCGTTAAAGAAGGTGGCCCGTCTTCTGACTACAAGCTTCCGGGCGTCGGATACATCTGCCAGGATAGGCGGCGATGAATTTGTCGTGCTCATGGCAGATATCTGTGAAGATCAGAAGGATGTTATTCAAAAGAAGGTTGAACAGATGAATGAGTTCCTGAGACACCCTTCAGACGGACTGCCTCCGATGTCGCTCAGCGTGGGCGTCGCTTTTTCGAATAATGGGTATAATGAGGAGCTTTATAAAAAGGCCGATAAAGCCCTGTATTTTGTAAAAGAGCATGGCAGAGACGGCTGTTGCTTTTTTGATGAGAAGATGATGGACGTAAGGGACTCGGCTATTTGA
- a CDS encoding PadR family transcriptional regulator, translating into MGEEKDLMSVLLMELRRGTQVLSVLSQMKEPRYGYALVQSLEDRGVTIDPNTLYPLLRRLEGQGLLVSKWETGGTKPRKYYQRTEYGTQIYERLRCQWELMVAGMSELLKEEER; encoded by the coding sequence TTGGGTGAGGAAAAAGACCTGATGAGCGTTTTGCTGATGGAATTGCGCAGAGGGACCCAGGTATTGAGTGTCCTGAGCCAGATGAAGGAGCCCCGTTACGGGTACGCGCTGGTTCAGAGCCTGGAAGATAGGGGTGTGACCATAGATCCGAATACCCTTTATCCGCTCCTCCGAAGGCTGGAGGGCCAGGGGCTGTTGGTAAGCAAGTGGGAGACGGGCGGCACGAAGCCCAGGAAATATTATCAGAGGACAGAATACGGCACGCAGATATATGAGCGGCTGAGATGCCAGTGGGAACTGATGGTTGCCGGAATGAGTGAGCTGTTGAAGGAGGAAGAGAGATGA
- a CDS encoding ABC transporter ATP-binding protein: MNLNNRILQVDGLTKTYGKDTTKTEALRGISFDVLEGEFLGIMGASGSGKTTLLNCIATMTRPTSGKVYLRGKDLSAFTNAQLAEYRGRDIGYLFQEFELLDNLTARENIVLPLSLHGITGRGAEDRIRQISAVLDISEVLDKFPSQMSGGQKQRVAAARALISDPDIVLADEPTGALDSRNSRLLMDKLSAINQEHKKTIMMVTHDANAASYCSRIFFIQDGRLFHELRRKTDSETQTDFYGRIVTVMAQLGGGSANVL, encoded by the coding sequence ATGAATCTCAATAACCGCATTTTACAGGTTGATGGCCTGACAAAAACTTACGGTAAAGATACCACGAAGACAGAGGCCCTGCGAGGCATCAGCTTCGATGTGCTGGAAGGTGAATTCCTCGGCATTATGGGCGCCAGCGGCTCTGGCAAAACGACGCTGCTTAACTGCATCGCCACCATGACCAGGCCCACCTCCGGAAAGGTATACCTGCGGGGCAAAGACCTATCGGCCTTTACCAACGCTCAGCTGGCGGAGTACCGCGGACGTGATATCGGCTATCTGTTCCAGGAATTTGAACTGCTGGACAACCTGACTGCCAGAGAAAATATCGTTCTGCCGCTGTCTCTTCACGGCATAACCGGCAGAGGAGCCGAAGACCGCATCCGCCAAATTTCTGCCGTCCTGGACATCTCAGAGGTTTTGGATAAATTTCCCTCCCAGATGTCCGGAGGTCAGAAACAGCGTGTGGCGGCGGCAAGGGCTTTGATATCAGATCCTGACATCGTTCTGGCAGACGAACCGACCGGTGCCCTGGACAGCAGGAATTCCCGGCTGCTGATGGATAAGCTTTCCGCCATTAACCAGGAACACAAAAAAACAATCATGATGGTCACACACGACGCCAACGCTGCCAGCTACTGCTCCCGGATTTTCTTCATCCAGGACGGCCGCCTTTTTCATGAACTGCGGCGGAAAACAGACTCTGAGACACAGACAGATTTTTACGGCCGGATCGTAACCGTGATGGCGCAGCTGGGAGGAGGGAGTGCAAATGTTCTTTAA
- a CDS encoding helix-turn-helix domain-containing protein yields the protein MTEQIMAVQRMQDYIEGHLEERVTMADLARASLFSPWHSYRLFRQYTGFTPSEYIRRLRLSRSAMLLKKGEHRVLDVALRLGFGSVDGYQRAFQREFGCNPGEYVRAPVPVTLFIPYGVKFRELRKESFEMMDVRNVFVQVIRKPERKVIVKRGISAEDYFPYCEEVGCDVWGLLSSMDSLCGEPVCLWLPARYKKPGTSTYVQGVEAEAGYDGPVPEGFDVISLPAAEYLMFQGEPFQEEDYCEAITAVQEAAGRYDPSLAGYEWDDENPRIQLEPLGSRGYIELRAVRPIQK from the coding sequence ATGACAGAACAGATTATGGCAGTTCAGAGGATGCAGGATTATATTGAAGGACATCTGGAGGAAAGGGTTACGATGGCTGACCTTGCCAGGGCGTCTCTCTTTTCGCCCTGGCATTCCTACCGGCTCTTCCGGCAATATACTGGCTTTACACCGTCTGAGTATATTCGTCGTCTCAGGTTATCCAGATCCGCCATGCTGCTGAAAAAGGGGGAACACCGCGTTCTGGATGTGGCTCTGCGGCTGGGCTTTGGAAGCGTGGACGGGTACCAGAGGGCATTCCAGAGGGAATTCGGCTGTAATCCTGGAGAATACGTGAGAGCTCCTGTCCCGGTCACGCTTTTCATCCCCTATGGAGTTAAATTCAGAGAATTGAGAAAGGAGTCATTCGAAATGATGGATGTGAGAAATGTATTTGTTCAGGTGATACGGAAGCCGGAACGTAAGGTAATTGTGAAACGGGGGATCAGCGCGGAAGACTATTTCCCTTACTGTGAAGAAGTGGGTTGTGATGTATGGGGTTTGTTGTCCAGCATGGATTCCCTCTGTGGAGAGCCGGTCTGCCTGTGGCTGCCGGCGAGGTATAAAAAGCCGGGCACTTCTACGTATGTTCAGGGAGTGGAGGCAGAGGCAGGATATGACGGCCCGGTCCCGGAGGGGTTTGATGTCATCAGTCTTCCGGCAGCGGAATACCTGATGTTTCAGGGAGAGCCTTTTCAGGAAGAAGATTACTGCGAAGCGATAACGGCTGTCCAAGAAGCTGCTGGACGCTATGATCCTTCTCTTGCCGGCTACGAATGGGATGACGAGAACCCGCGCATACAACTGGAACCTCTTGGCAGCCGGGGGTATATTGAACTACGGGCAGTCAGGCCGATACAGAAATAA